A window of Chaetodon auriga isolate fChaAug3 chromosome 2, fChaAug3.hap1, whole genome shotgun sequence contains these coding sequences:
- the lrrn2 gene encoding leucine-rich repeat neuronal protein 2, whose amino-acid sequence MRPALVFLQTQCLLCVFIGVCVPSVEGSLPHTLPWHVSCPSRCVCQIKPWFSPDSVYHEAPTVDCNDLLLTKLPLPIPTNTHTLRLQSNLLSELDTVALHGLPNLTDLDLSQNRFSRVRTITQSSSLPSLLSLHLEENHLSRLPDASFSSLPTLQELFLSHNNLHSIAPGAFFGLESLMRLHINNNRLTTVDPRWFRSLPRLEVLMLGGNPVEVLPERGFLTLKSLRSLVLGGMGLRSLAERALEGLEGLESLSFYDNLLTKVPTQALRRVPGLKFLDLNKNRIKLIETGDFRDMIHLKELGLNNMEDLVSIERAALEHLPELTKLEITNNPRLSYIHPQAFLQLSRLESLMLNSNSLSTLHQHVMLSLPSLQEVSLHSNPLRCDCLFHWAAEEAHHPHIEDTQTDTRTPRMVRFIQPQATLCSEPPELRARRVREVSSREMSASCLPMIPTSSLPSYVGVREGGKLVLHCRALADPQPELYWVTPSGVKLGPAPSQTSKGLPAPAPCYSLTASEGFNHTSASSNSPSQAPDDTPCNPSKHYRLLPEGTLELNKVTHSEAGLYTCVAENALGADTRSVTVGVHGREKKRKRGMAMKTYPLFRVDARLEVREVGQHYAILSWQSRRNLPSTRLSWQAIYSNAHTPTYTTRVLAGTQSFNLTHLQAETFYRVCLHLGISEGAKHANRRSREGRKSQCVSFRTKDVPEPQPSLQLSPELTSTAVTLLLLALILLLLAGQSWDTEPEGAGKHHSTLLQEIKSPKALITSQKTEGSNGHQPKQSEKLLLHQDC is encoded by the coding sequence ATGAGGCCGGCTTTAGTGTTTCTACAGACACAGTGTCTCCTGTGCGTGTTCATCGGTGTATGTGTGCCCAGCGTGGAGGGCTCGCTACCTCACACGCTGCCATGGCATGTCTCCTGCCCGTCgcggtgtgtgtgtcagatcaAGCCGTGGTTCTCTCCTGATTCTGTCTACCATGAAGCTCCCACTGTGGACTGCAACGACCTCCTGTTGACCAAGCTCCCTTTACCCatacccacaaacacacatacccTTCGCCTGCAGAGTAACCTTCTGTCTGAGCTCGACACTGTGGCGCTGCACGGACTCCCCAACCTCACCGACCTTGACCTTTCTCAAAATCGCTTCAGTCGTGTGAGGACGATAACTCAaagctcctctctgccctctctgctgtctctacACCTGGAGGAAAACCATCTCAGCCGTCTCCCTgatgcctccttctcctcactgCCAACTTTGCAGGAACTCTTTCTCAGCCACAACAACTTACACTCGATAGCACCCGGAGCCTTCTTCGGTCTGGAATCCTTAATGCGTCTGCATATCAACAACAACAGGCTCACCACTGTTGACCCTCGGTGGTTCAGGTCTTTGCCTCGCTTGGAAGTTCTCATGCTTGGCGGTAACCCTGTGGAGGTCCTGCCTGAGCGGGGCTTCCTGACCCTGAAATCCCTGCGGAGTCTTGTTCTTGGTGGTATGGGTCTGAGAAGCTTGGCTGAAAGAGCACTTGAGGGGTTGGAAGGCCTGGAAAGTCTCTCCTTCTATGATAACCTGCTGACAAAGGTCCCCACTCAGGCCCTAAGGAGAGTGCCAGGACTGAAGTTCCTCGACCTCAACAAGAACCGTATCAAACTGATCGAAACAGGGGACTTCCGAGACATGATCCACCTGAAGGAGCTCGGCCTGAACAACATGGAGGACTTGGTGTCCATTGAGAGAGCTGCCCTGGAGCACCTTCCAGAGCTCACCAAGCTCGAGATCACCAACAACCCACGACTGTCCTACATTCATCCACAGGCCTTCCTCCAGCTGAGCAGGCTGGAGAGTCTAATGCTCAACTCCAACTCTCTGAGCACTCTGCACCAGCACGTCATGCTCTCCCTGCCGAGTCTTCAGGAGGTGAGCTTACACTCCAACCCACTGCGCTGTGACTGCCTGTTTCACTGGGCTGCCGAGGAGGCCCATCACCCTCACAttgaagacacacaaacagacacgcgAACACCTCGGATGGTGCGTTTCATTCAACCCCAGGCCACTCTGTGCTCTGAACCCCCCGAGCTGAGAGCTCGCAGGGTGAGAGAGGTGTCCTCCAGGGAAATGTCGGCCTCATGCCTCCCCATGATCCCTACTAGCTCCCTCCCCTCTTACGTTGGGgtaagagaaggaggaaaactGGTCTTGCACTGCCGAGCACTTGCAGATCCACAGCCTGAGCTGTACTGGGTGACTCCCTCTGGGGTGAAACTTGGTCCTGCACCGAGCCAAACATCCAAAGGTTTACCGGCTCCTGCTCCCTGCTACAGCCTGACAGCCTCTGAGGGATTCAACCACACATCTGCCTCCAGCAACTCTCCCAGCCAGGCTCCAGATGATACTCCCTGTAACCCCTCCAAACACTACCGGCTACTGCCTGAGGGAACTCTGGAGCTGAACAAGGTCACCCACAGCGAAGCAGGATTGTATACCTGTGTAGCTGAGAATGCACTTGGAGCAGATACACGCAGTGTTACTGTGGGTGtgcatggcagagaaaagaaaagaaagagggggatGGCAATGAAGACATATCCACTGTTTAGAGTGGATGCCAGGTTGGAGGTGAGGGAGGTTGGACAACATTATGCTATCCTGTCCTGGCAGAGCAGGCGCAATCTCCCATCAACTCGTCTGTCCTGGCAAGCCATATactcaaacgcacacacacctacatacaCCACACGCGTCCTGGCTGGTACACAGAGCTTCAATCTGACCCATCTGCAGGCAGAGACATTTTACCGAGTGTGTCTACATTTAGGGATCAGTGAGGGCGCCAAGCATGCCAACAGGAGATCAAGAGAGGGCCGAAAgtctcagtgtgtttcattcaggACAAAGGATGTTCCAGAGCCTCAGCCCAGCTTGCAGCTAAGCCCAGAGCTGACCTCCACGGCAGTCACACTACTGCTCCTCGCActcatactgctgctgctggcaggcCAGAGCTGGGACACTGAACCTGAGGGGGCAGGAAAGCACCACAGCACCCTCCTCCAGGAAATCAAAAGTCCCAAGGCTCTGATCACCAGTCAAAAGACAGAAGGGAGCAACGGACATCAGCCAAAGCAGAGTGAGAAACTGCTATTACATCAGGACTGCTGA